Proteins co-encoded in one Streptomyces roseochromogenus subsp. oscitans DS 12.976 genomic window:
- a CDS encoding HNH endonuclease family protein, with amino-acid sequence MTRLRGGAVAAVVVLVAVAGCTKDKPKGVSGPAQSGGSGAVLAAVDSLSVKGRAPKTGYSRELFGTAWADTDSNSCDTRDDILKRDLKDVKFTGGHCRVSYGLLAPDPYSGKEITYRRGASQVDIDHVVPLSDAWQKGAEYWDASKRIALANDPLNLIAVDASTNRGKGDGDAATWLPPNGQYRCVYVATQVAVKKKYGLWVTAAEKAAMKKVLAGCPDQKLPTGGNPTKAPERFRAR; translated from the coding sequence GTGACGCGTCTGAGGGGCGGGGCGGTCGCCGCCGTGGTCGTGCTGGTCGCCGTGGCCGGCTGTACCAAGGACAAGCCCAAGGGGGTTTCCGGGCCCGCGCAGAGCGGCGGCAGCGGCGCGGTACTGGCCGCGGTCGACTCACTGTCCGTCAAGGGCCGGGCGCCGAAGACCGGTTACTCGCGGGAACTGTTCGGCACCGCCTGGGCGGACACCGACTCCAACTCCTGCGACACCCGCGACGACATACTCAAACGCGACCTGAAGGACGTGAAGTTCACCGGTGGTCACTGCCGGGTCTCCTACGGCCTGCTCGCACCCGACCCCTACTCCGGCAAGGAGATCACCTACCGGCGCGGCGCCAGCCAGGTCGACATCGACCATGTCGTCCCGCTCTCCGACGCCTGGCAGAAGGGCGCCGAGTACTGGGATGCGAGCAAGCGCATAGCCCTGGCCAACGACCCCCTGAACCTCATCGCGGTCGATGCGAGCACCAACCGGGGCAAGGGAGACGGCGACGCGGCCACCTGGCTGCCGCCCAACGGCCAGTACCGCTGCGTCTATGTGGCCACCCAGGTCGCCGTCAAGAAGAAGTACGGCCTGTGGGTCACCGCTGCCGAGAAGGCCGCCATGAAGAAGGTCCTCGCCGGCTGCCCCGACCAGAAACTCCCCACCGGCGGCAACCCGACGAAGGCACCGGAGCGTTTCCGCGCCCGCTGA
- a CDS encoding serine/threonine-protein kinase yields MSTLIGQGGMGQVWTAYDRRLDRRVAVKLLRPDKVAGQEADELRRRFLRECRVTAQVDHPGLVTVHDAGSEGEELFLVMQYVDGADLADHLAERAPYPWPWAVAVAAQLCAVLSAVHAVPIVHRDLKPRNVMVKQDGTVTVLDLGVASVMDTDTTRLTHTGSPIGSPAYMAPEQAMGGAVGPYTDLYALGVLMHELLSGDVPFAGSTALGVLHRHLYEPPVPVRRIRPEVPEALERLVLRLLAKDPQHRPGSAQEVYEDLAPLLPARGTPTGAPLDPTRPFMRPHAPWPDRARTPAPQPAPVTPAPPAAEKPDVAAAVDEVKRLLGEGRITQAVDILGAILPAAAEQHGAHSSVVRTLRKQYAATLMDDGQYRRALPELRRLAGERAAEAGQADPQSLRYRYEAAQCLEQLGEPAAALAEYRALLPYYENQYVSGDPQLAHEVRRRIGHLLLAVGDRPSAHDTLARLLVDVERLHGPGCPMAMEIWRTLQWLGQMRG; encoded by the coding sequence CTGTCCACGCTCATCGGACAGGGCGGCATGGGTCAGGTGTGGACGGCGTACGACCGGCGGCTGGACCGGCGCGTGGCGGTGAAGCTGCTGCGCCCCGACAAGGTGGCGGGCCAGGAGGCGGACGAGCTGCGCCGCCGCTTCCTGCGCGAGTGCCGGGTGACCGCGCAGGTGGATCACCCCGGTCTGGTGACCGTGCACGACGCGGGCAGCGAGGGCGAGGAGCTGTTCCTCGTCATGCAGTACGTCGACGGCGCCGACCTCGCCGACCATCTCGCCGAGCGCGCCCCGTACCCGTGGCCGTGGGCGGTCGCGGTGGCCGCGCAACTGTGCGCCGTGCTGAGCGCCGTGCACGCCGTGCCGATCGTCCACCGTGACCTCAAGCCGCGCAATGTGATGGTGAAGCAGGACGGCACGGTCACCGTGCTCGACCTGGGCGTGGCCTCGGTGATGGACACCGACACCACCCGGCTCACGCACACCGGTTCCCCGATCGGCTCGCCCGCCTATATGGCGCCGGAGCAGGCGATGGGCGGCGCGGTCGGCCCGTACACCGACCTGTACGCACTCGGTGTGCTGATGCACGAACTGCTCAGTGGCGACGTGCCGTTCGCGGGCTCCACGGCACTCGGCGTGCTGCACCGGCATCTCTACGAGCCCCCGGTGCCCGTGCGCCGGATCCGCCCCGAGGTCCCCGAGGCGCTGGAGCGGCTCGTGCTGCGCCTGCTCGCCAAGGACCCGCAGCACCGCCCGGGCTCCGCGCAGGAGGTGTACGAGGACCTGGCGCCGCTTCTGCCCGCGCGTGGGACCCCCACCGGTGCGCCTTTGGACCCCACGCGCCCCTTCATGCGCCCCCACGCTCCCTGGCCGGACCGTGCGCGGACGCCCGCGCCCCAGCCCGCCCCTGTCACGCCGGCACCGCCGGCGGCCGAGAAGCCCGACGTCGCCGCGGCCGTGGACGAGGTCAAGCGGCTGCTGGGGGAGGGGCGCATCACCCAGGCCGTGGACATCCTGGGCGCGATCCTGCCCGCTGCCGCCGAACAGCACGGCGCGCACTCCTCGGTCGTGCGCACCCTGCGCAAGCAGTACGCGGCCACACTCATGGACGACGGCCAGTACCGGCGCGCGCTGCCCGAACTGCGCCGCCTCGCCGGCGAACGCGCCGCCGAGGCCGGCCAGGCCGACCCGCAGTCCCTGCGCTACCGCTATGAGGCCGCGCAGTGCCTGGAGCAGCTGGGCGAACCGGCGGCGGCGCTCGCCGAGTACCGCGCGCTGCTGCCGTACTACGAGAACCAGTACGTCTCCGGCGACCCGCAGCTCGCGCACGAGGTCCGCCGGCGCATCGGCCATCTCCTGCTCGCCGTCGGCGACCGGCCGTCCGCGCACGACACCCTCGCGCGGCTGCTGGTGGATGTGGAGCGGCTGCACGGTCCCGGCTGTCCGATGGCCATGGAGATCTGGCGCACCCTGCAGTGGCTGGGGCAGATGCGGGGGTAG
- a CDS encoding glycoside hydrolase domain-containing protein produces MAGHREPKKHRHLTWAVTGVAVVAGAGIAAQTSMAATTWPAQKTFTGRAFDTCGAPSLSAMKAWHTGFYGAAAVYVGGRNRGCAQPHLTASWVKSVSSLGWKLIPVYVGAQPPCQSGPGPEKLTATTAASLGAKDAADAVAKASALGMKAGSPVYLDMEGYDVTNKACNDAVLTYVRAFGKGLRAKTYRSGSYGFSSSSAKAIATATDRTDLPGNLWYALWDRQNTTTADWPSEVSRFTRHSRGHQYMVNSKETYGGVTLTVDRDAWDAPVAVTG; encoded by the coding sequence ATGGCCGGTCATCGGGAGCCGAAGAAGCACAGACACCTCACGTGGGCGGTGACCGGCGTCGCCGTGGTCGCCGGGGCCGGGATCGCCGCGCAGACCTCCATGGCCGCCACCACGTGGCCCGCGCAGAAGACCTTCACCGGCCGCGCGTTCGACACCTGCGGCGCGCCCTCGCTGTCGGCGATGAAGGCCTGGCACACCGGCTTCTACGGCGCCGCCGCCGTCTATGTGGGCGGCAGGAACCGCGGCTGCGCGCAGCCCCACCTCACCGCGTCCTGGGTGAAGTCGGTCAGTTCGCTCGGCTGGAAGCTGATCCCGGTCTACGTCGGCGCCCAGCCGCCCTGCCAGTCCGGTCCCGGCCCGGAGAAGCTGACCGCGACCACGGCCGCCTCCCTCGGCGCCAAGGATGCCGCCGACGCCGTGGCCAAGGCCTCCGCGCTCGGCATGAAGGCGGGCAGCCCGGTCTACCTCGACATGGAGGGGTACGACGTCACGAACAAGGCGTGCAACGACGCCGTGCTGACGTATGTGCGCGCCTTCGGCAAGGGGCTGCGCGCGAAGACGTACCGCAGCGGTTCCTACGGCTTCTCCAGCTCCAGTGCCAAGGCCATCGCCACGGCCACGGACAGGACGGACCTGCCGGGCAACCTCTGGTACGCCCTGTGGGACAGGCAGAACACGACGACCGCGGACTGGCCGTCGGAGGTGAGCCGGTTCACCCGCCACAGCCGCGGCCACCAGTACATGGTCAACAGCAAGGAGACATACGGCGGGGTCACGCTCACCGTCGACCGGGACGCGTGGGACGCGCCGGTGGCCGTCACCGGCTGA
- a CDS encoding SurA N-terminal domain-containing protein produces MHRRRRTALVLTAAIAAAAPLLTACGSDAHPGAAAVVGGQRITVAQLEGRVDEIRRAQRAAVPDEAQYQQVLASTSSLTRDTLHNLVLDRVLHRAAQDAGISVTRKEVQQMRTDLEQQAGGAKGLETAWLQKYGIAPAHLDENLQLQLEAQKLAKKLGTDTSQPAFWKALSKASQELRVDLNPRYGAWDVQKSSRVDVKTPWVREVTTSVAGGQPMTS; encoded by the coding sequence TTGCACCGCCGCCGTCGCACCGCGCTCGTCCTCACCGCCGCGATCGCCGCCGCGGCACCCCTGCTGACCGCCTGCGGAAGCGACGCGCACCCGGGCGCCGCGGCCGTCGTCGGAGGGCAGCGGATCACCGTCGCCCAGCTGGAGGGCCGGGTCGACGAGATCCGCAGGGCACAGCGGGCCGCGGTGCCGGACGAGGCCCAGTACCAGCAGGTCCTCGCCTCCACCAGCAGCCTCACCCGCGACACCCTGCACAACCTGGTCCTCGACCGGGTGCTGCACCGCGCCGCTCAGGACGCGGGCATCTCGGTCACCCGCAAGGAGGTCCAGCAGATGCGCACGGACCTGGAGCAGCAGGCAGGCGGGGCCAAGGGGCTCGAGACGGCCTGGCTGCAGAAGTACGGCATCGCCCCCGCCCACCTCGACGAGAACCTCCAGCTCCAGCTGGAGGCGCAGAAGCTGGCCAAGAAGCTCGGCACCGACACCAGCCAGCCCGCCTTCTGGAAGGCGCTGTCCAAGGCCTCCCAGGAGCTCCGCGTCGACCTCAACCCGCGCTACGGCGCCTGGGACGTACAGAAGAGCAGCCGCGTGGACGTCAAGACGCCCTGGGTGCGGGAGGTCACGACGTCCGTGGCGGGCGGCCAGCCGATGACGTCCTGA
- a CDS encoding nucleoside triphosphate pyrophosphohydrolase: MNASSSDLAPAADPGRIVLLTTSHRVAPGLLSWPAWQALRAADAVLCADGAHPQLPYLREAGIAVAEASPTAQELVDACAGGRTVVVVATGEGEPALTDGLARLAGSGRVSMPELELLPASYDLPGARLLDLVQVMDRIRAECPWSSRQTHEGLAKYGIEEAYELVEAIEAGDRDELREELGDVLLQVVFHSRIAEEHPDAPFSIDDVAGGIVAKLVHRHPHVFGDEKAETPEDVKEHWLRTKAEEKRRTSVTEGVPLGQPGLALAAKLASRARTADLDVPLPRGEDVGYDLLALAVRAEASGVDPEAALRAAARVYRDAIRQAEGTDGRAPEQAQGTDGRAPEKA, from the coding sequence GTGAACGCATCCAGCTCCGACCTCGCCCCTGCCGCCGACCCCGGTCGCATCGTCCTGCTCACCACCAGCCACCGCGTCGCCCCCGGCCTGCTGTCCTGGCCCGCCTGGCAGGCCCTGCGCGCCGCCGACGCCGTGCTGTGCGCCGACGGAGCGCATCCGCAGCTGCCGTATCTGCGCGAGGCCGGGATAGCGGTGGCAGAGGCGTCTCCCACCGCGCAGGAGCTGGTCGACGCCTGTGCCGGTGGGCGGACGGTGGTGGTCGTGGCCACGGGCGAGGGAGAGCCTGCGCTCACCGACGGCCTGGCCCGGCTGGCCGGCTCCGGCCGCGTCTCGATGCCGGAGCTGGAGCTGCTGCCGGCCTCGTACGACCTGCCCGGCGCCCGTCTGCTGGACCTCGTGCAGGTCATGGACCGCATCCGCGCCGAGTGCCCCTGGTCGTCCCGGCAGACCCACGAGGGCCTCGCCAAGTACGGCATCGAGGAGGCCTACGAGCTGGTCGAGGCAATCGAGGCCGGCGACCGCGACGAGCTGCGCGAAGAGCTGGGCGACGTGCTGCTCCAGGTCGTCTTCCACTCCCGGATCGCCGAGGAACACCCGGACGCTCCGTTCTCCATCGACGACGTGGCCGGCGGCATCGTCGCCAAACTCGTCCACCGCCACCCGCATGTCTTCGGCGACGAGAAGGCCGAGACGCCGGAGGACGTCAAGGAACACTGGCTGCGCACCAAGGCCGAGGAGAAGCGGCGCACCTCGGTCACGGAGGGCGTCCCGCTCGGCCAGCCCGGCCTGGCCCTCGCCGCCAAGCTCGCCTCCCGAGCCCGCACGGCGGACCTGGACGTCCCCCTGCCCCGAGGCGAGGACGTCGGCTATGACCTCCTCGCCCTCGCGGTCCGCGCCGAGGCGTCCGGCGTCGACCCGGAGGCCGCACTCCGAGCGGCGGCACGGGTGTACCGCGACGCGATACGCCAGGCGGAGGGCACGGACGGCAGAGCACCGGAGCAGGCTCAGGGCACGGATGGCAGGGCGCCGGAGAAGGCTTAG
- a CDS encoding cytochrome P450 family protein — MTDQHHAPTTAGSLPDSAPDLFTWEFATDPYPAYAWLREHAPVHRTRLPSGVEAWLVTRYADAKQALADQRLSKNPAHHDEPAHAKGKTGIPGERKAELMTHLLNIDPPDHTRLRRLVSKAFTPRRIAEFAPRVQELTDELIDRFAARGSADLIHEFAFPLPIYAICDMLGVPREDQDDFRDWAGMMIRHGGGPRGGVARSVKKMRGYLAELIHKKREALPAEPAPGEDLISGLIRASDHGEHLTENEAAAMAFILLFAGFETTVNLIGNGTYALLTHPGQRARLQRSLAEGERDLLETGVEELLRYDGPVELATWRFATEPLTIGGQDIAPGDPVLVVLAAADRDPERFADPDVLDLSRRDNQHLGYGHGIHYCLGAPLARLEGQTALATLLSRLPDLRLGADPAELRWRGGLIMRGLRTLPVEFTPAVGKTVER, encoded by the coding sequence GTGACCGACCAGCACCACGCCCCGACCACCGCCGGATCCCTCCCGGACTCCGCCCCCGACCTCTTCACCTGGGAGTTCGCCACCGACCCCTACCCGGCCTACGCCTGGCTGCGCGAGCATGCGCCGGTGCATCGGACGCGGTTGCCCAGCGGGGTCGAGGCGTGGCTGGTCACCCGGTACGCCGATGCCAAGCAGGCCCTCGCGGACCAGCGGCTGAGCAAGAATCCAGCGCATCACGACGAGCCCGCGCACGCCAAGGGCAAGACCGGTATCCCCGGCGAGCGCAAGGCCGAGCTGATGACCCATCTGCTGAACATCGACCCGCCGGACCACACCCGGTTGCGCCGACTGGTCAGCAAGGCGTTCACCCCGCGCCGGATCGCCGAGTTCGCGCCCCGGGTGCAGGAGCTGACCGATGAGCTCATCGACCGGTTCGCCGCGAGGGGCTCGGCCGACCTCATCCATGAGTTCGCCTTCCCGCTGCCCATCTACGCCATCTGCGACATGCTCGGCGTCCCGCGCGAGGACCAGGACGACTTCCGGGACTGGGCGGGCATGATGATCCGGCACGGCGGAGGGCCCAGGGGCGGGGTCGCGCGGTCGGTGAAGAAGATGCGCGGCTACCTGGCCGAGCTGATCCACAAGAAGCGCGAGGCGCTGCCCGCCGAGCCCGCGCCCGGTGAGGACCTCATCTCCGGCCTCATCCGCGCCTCCGACCACGGCGAGCACCTCACCGAGAACGAGGCCGCCGCGATGGCGTTCATCCTGCTGTTCGCCGGCTTCGAGACGACCGTCAACCTCATCGGCAACGGCACCTACGCCCTGCTCACCCACCCCGGGCAGCGCGCCCGGCTCCAGCGGTCCCTGGCTGAGGGGGAGAGGGACCTGCTGGAGACCGGAGTGGAGGAACTCCTGCGCTACGACGGTCCGGTGGAGCTGGCCACCTGGCGGTTCGCCACCGAGCCGCTCACCATCGGCGGGCAGGACATCGCGCCGGGGGATCCGGTGCTCGTGGTGCTCGCGGCGGCGGACCGGGATCCGGAGCGGTTCGCCGACCCGGACGTACTGGACCTCTCCCGGCGTGACAACCAGCACCTCGGCTACGGCCACGGCATCCACTACTGCCTCGGCGCGCCGCTCGCCCGGCTGGAGGGCCAGACCGCGCTCGCCACCCTGCTCAGCCGCCTGCCCGACCTGCGGCTCGGTGCCGATCCGGCCGAGTTGCGCTGGCGCGGCGGGCTCATCATGCGGGGCCTGCGCACCCTGCCCGTGGAGTTCACCCCGGCCGTCGGCAAAACCGTGGAACGGTGA
- a CDS encoding transglycosylase family protein, whose translation MLSGNGRHRRPRQAPALLVAAGVTGSAIAIPLLGAASANAADGTTWDKIAECESGGSWSANSGNGYYGGLQISQDDWDKYGGTQYADSADQASRSQQIAVAEKILAGQGTKPWAMCALTAGLTSHSGSVDVDPGVSGSGGSSAGSGSSGGSDPSGLPDSSSSGSSSGSGSGSDSGSGSSSDASPGADSGSGSNSASGSDSTGPDSPGPDASGSSSSGATATPAPGASPGKGATGTPEATDGSTGASTPKSDKGDETGSTGDESRQGGDSSPTATPGTDESDNSQQTSGSWSLVDTGTLSSGGRHRGESADESAGASAANGQNAPRSGRHADRERDTYTVREGDSLTSIADSLGVDGGWHALYAANQKVIGADPNHITAGQTLKVTGEKDAE comes from the coding sequence ATGCTCTCCGGGAACGGTCGTCACCGTCGCCCCCGTCAGGCTCCGGCCCTCCTCGTCGCGGCAGGAGTGACCGGCTCCGCCATCGCCATTCCGCTGCTCGGCGCCGCGAGCGCCAACGCGGCCGACGGCACGACATGGGACAAGATCGCCGAGTGCGAGAGCGGTGGCTCCTGGAGCGCGAACAGCGGGAACGGCTACTACGGCGGCCTGCAGATCTCGCAGGACGACTGGGACAAGTACGGCGGTACGCAGTACGCCGACAGCGCCGACCAGGCCAGCCGCTCCCAGCAGATAGCCGTGGCCGAGAAGATCCTCGCCGGCCAGGGCACCAAGCCGTGGGCCATGTGCGCGCTGACCGCCGGTCTGACCTCCCACTCCGGTTCGGTCGACGTGGACCCCGGCGTGAGCGGCTCCGGTGGGTCCAGTGCCGGGTCCGGCTCGTCCGGCGGCTCCGATCCGTCCGGTCTGCCGGATTCGTCCTCCTCCGGATCGAGCTCCGGCTCCGGTTCCGGCTCTGATTCCGGCTCCGGTTCCAGCTCTGACGCCAGCCCTGGCGCCGACTCGGGCTCCGGCTCCAACTCCGCCTCCGGTTCGGATTCCACCGGGCCGGATTCTCCCGGTCCGGATGCCTCCGGCTCCTCCTCGTCCGGCGCGACCGCCACGCCGGCTCCCGGTGCGAGCCCGGGCAAGGGTGCCACCGGGACCCCGGAGGCGACCGACGGCTCCACCGGTGCAAGTACCCCCAAGTCCGACAAGGGGGACGAGACCGGCTCGACCGGTGACGAAAGCCGGCAGGGGGGTGACAGCTCGCCCACGGCGACTCCCGGCACGGATGAGTCGGACAATTCCCAGCAGACCAGCGGCTCTTGGAGCCTGGTCGACACCGGCACGCTCAGCAGCGGCGGACGTCACCGTGGCGAGAGCGCGGACGAGAGCGCGGGCGCAAGCGCGGCAAACGGCCAGAACGCCCCGCGATCCGGTCGTCATGCCGACCGCGAACGGGACACCTACACCGTCCGCGAGGGCGACTCCCTCACCTCCATCGCCGACTCTCTTGGTGTCGACGGCGGATGGCATGCGCTCTACGCCGCCAACCAGAAGGTCATCGGCGCCGACCCGAACCACATCACCGCCGGTCAGACCCTGAAAGTCACGGGCGAAAAGGACGCCGAGTAG
- a CDS encoding transglycosylase family protein, producing MLFSGKGKHRRPSKAVRAVALVGVTGAAVAAPLMAAGNASAATASEWDTVAQCESGGNWSINTGNGFYGGLQFSASTWAAYGGTAYAPAANQATKAQQIAVAEKVLASQGKGAWPVCGTGLSSAAYNGSAPSTTSSSKSTGTTTRSTDQQAATRSAERTAPAKSKTVTTPTGKKVKKGDGEYKVVKGDTLSSIAEKHHVAGGWQKLFQLNKDIVEDANLIYPGQQLHLK from the coding sequence ATGCTGTTCTCCGGCAAGGGCAAGCACCGTCGTCCGTCCAAGGCCGTCCGGGCCGTCGCGCTCGTCGGTGTCACCGGCGCCGCCGTAGCCGCCCCGCTCATGGCGGCCGGCAACGCCTCGGCCGCCACCGCCTCCGAGTGGGACACCGTCGCCCAGTGCGAGTCGGGTGGCAACTGGTCCATCAACACCGGCAACGGCTTCTACGGCGGTCTGCAGTTCTCCGCCTCCACCTGGGCCGCGTACGGCGGTACCGCCTACGCCCCGGCCGCCAACCAGGCCACCAAGGCGCAGCAGATCGCCGTCGCCGAGAAGGTCCTCGCCTCGCAGGGCAAGGGCGCCTGGCCGGTCTGCGGCACGGGCCTGTCCTCCGCCGCGTACAACGGCTCCGCCCCGAGCACCACCTCGTCGAGCAAGAGCACCGGCACCACCACCCGCTCCACCGACCAGCAGGCCGCCACCCGCTCCGCCGAGCGCACGGCCCCGGCGAAGAGCAAGACCGTCACCACCCCGACCGGCAAGAAGGTCAAGAAGGGCGACGGCGAGTACAAGGTGGTCAAGGGCGACACCCTCAGCTCCATCGCCGAGAAGCACCACGTCGCCGGCGGCTGGCAGAAGCTGTTCCAGCTGAACAAGGACATCGTCGAGGACGCCAACCTCATCTACCCGGGCCAGCAGCTGCACCTGAAGTGA
- the eno gene encoding phosphopyruvate hydratase — protein sequence MPSIDVVVAREILDSRGNPTVEVEVGLDDGSTGRAAVPSGASTGAFEAIELRDGDPNRYQGKGVEKAVLAVIEQIGPELVGYDATEQRLIDQAMFDLDATDNKGSLGANAILGVSLAVAHAASEASDLPLFRYLGGPNAHLLPVPMMNILNGGSHADSNVDIQEFMIAPIGAESFSEALRWGAEVYHTLKKVLKNKGLSTGLGDEGGFAPNLGSNREALDLIIEAVKEAGYAPGQQIALALDVAASEFYKDGKYLFEGKERSAAEMTEYYEELVAAYPLVSIEDPLFEDDWAGWKVITDRIGDKVQLVGDDLFVTNPERLARGIEEGTANALLVKVNQIGSLTETLDAVELAQRNGYKCMMSHRSGETEDVTIADLAVATNCGQIKTGAPARSERVAKYNQLLRIEEILDDAAVYAGRSAFPRFKG from the coding sequence GTGCCGTCCATCGACGTCGTCGTAGCCCGGGAAATCCTGGACTCCCGAGGCAACCCCACGGTCGAGGTCGAGGTCGGCCTCGACGACGGCAGCACGGGTCGTGCCGCCGTGCCGTCCGGCGCCTCGACCGGTGCCTTCGAGGCCATCGAGCTGCGCGACGGTGACCCCAACCGCTACCAGGGCAAGGGCGTCGAGAAGGCCGTCCTCGCCGTCATCGAGCAGATCGGTCCGGAGCTGGTCGGCTACGACGCCACCGAGCAGCGCCTGATCGACCAGGCCATGTTCGACCTGGACGCCACCGACAACAAGGGCTCGCTCGGCGCCAACGCCATTCTCGGCGTCTCCCTCGCCGTCGCCCACGCCGCCTCCGAGGCCTCGGACCTCCCGCTCTTCCGCTACCTGGGCGGCCCGAACGCGCACCTGCTGCCGGTGCCGATGATGAACATCCTGAACGGCGGTTCGCACGCGGACTCCAACGTGGACATCCAGGAGTTCATGATCGCCCCGATCGGCGCGGAGTCCTTCTCCGAGGCCCTGCGCTGGGGCGCCGAGGTGTACCACACGCTGAAGAAGGTCCTGAAGAACAAGGGCCTGTCCACCGGCCTCGGCGACGAGGGCGGCTTCGCCCCGAACCTCGGCTCCAACCGCGAGGCCCTCGACCTCATCATCGAGGCCGTCAAGGAGGCCGGCTACGCCCCCGGCCAGCAGATCGCCCTCGCGCTCGACGTGGCTGCCTCCGAGTTCTACAAGGACGGCAAGTACCTCTTCGAGGGCAAGGAGCGCTCCGCCGCCGAGATGACGGAGTACTACGAGGAGCTGGTGGCGGCCTACCCGCTCGTCTCCATCGAGGACCCGCTGTTCGAGGACGACTGGGCCGGCTGGAAGGTCATCACCGACCGCATCGGCGACAAGGTCCAGCTGGTCGGCGACGACCTGTTCGTCACCAACCCGGAGCGCCTGGCCCGCGGCATCGAGGAGGGCACCGCCAACGCCCTGCTGGTCAAGGTCAACCAGATCGGCTCGCTGACCGAGACCCTGGACGCCGTCGAGCTGGCCCAGCGCAACGGCTACAAGTGCATGATGTCCCACCGCTCCGGCGAGACCGAGGACGTCACCATCGCCGACCTGGCCGTCGCCACCAACTGCGGCCAGATCAAGACCGGCGCGCCGGCCCGCTCCGAGCGTGTCGCCAAGTACAACCAGCTGCTGCGCATCGAGGAGATCCTCGACGACGCCGCGGTGTACGCCGGCCGCAGCGCCTTCCCGCGCTTCAAAGGCTGA
- a CDS encoding FtsB family cell division protein produces MAVKDRDRFSTATRLRLLGEQTAARVYRSQTKRQDRRSRLTGRAALLALVLCSMIVALAYPMRQYVTQRAQISDLQRQQEQARKRVEQLRDLKARWQDDSYAEQQIRLRLHYVMPGETGYIVVDPGAAKQSRYDLRAAHRPWYANIWDGVDKSDASDQ; encoded by the coding sequence ATGGCCGTGAAGGACCGGGACCGGTTCTCCACCGCGACCAGGCTGCGGCTGCTCGGCGAGCAGACGGCGGCCCGGGTCTACCGTTCGCAGACCAAGCGGCAGGACCGCCGCTCCAGGCTCACCGGCCGGGCGGCCCTGCTCGCGCTGGTGCTGTGCTCGATGATCGTCGCCCTCGCCTACCCGATGCGGCAGTACGTCACCCAGCGCGCGCAGATCTCCGACCTCCAGCGGCAGCAGGAGCAGGCCCGTAAGCGGGTCGAGCAGCTGCGCGACCTCAAGGCACGCTGGCAGGACGACTCCTACGCCGAGCAGCAGATCCGGCTCCGGCTGCACTATGTGATGCCCGGGGAGACCGGGTACATCGTCGTGGACCCGGGTGCGGCCAAGCAGTCCCGCTACGACCTCAGGGCCGCCCACCGGCCCTGGTACGCGAACATCTGGGACGGGGTCGACAAGTCCGACGCCTCCGACCAGTAG
- a CDS encoding DUF501 domain-containing protein: protein METPPPPTPRTEPTDADVEAFKQQLGRPPRGLRAIAHRCPCGQPDVVETAPRLPDGTPFPTLYYLTCPKASSVIGTLEANGVMKEMTERLRTDPELAAAYRSAHEDYIRRRDEIEELTGFPSAGGMPDRVKCLHVLVAHSLAAGPGVNPLGDEAIAMLPEWWAKGTCVVPCADAADK from the coding sequence ATGGAAACGCCCCCGCCGCCCACTCCGCGCACCGAGCCCACCGATGCGGACGTCGAGGCCTTCAAGCAGCAGCTCGGCCGTCCGCCGCGGGGCCTGCGGGCCATCGCGCACCGCTGTCCCTGCGGCCAGCCGGATGTCGTGGAGACCGCGCCGCGGCTGCCCGACGGCACGCCCTTCCCGACGCTGTACTACCTGACCTGCCCGAAGGCGTCCTCCGTGATCGGCACTCTGGAGGCGAACGGCGTGATGAAGGAGATGACCGAGCGGCTGCGGACGGATCCGGAGCTGGCCGCCGCGTATCGCTCCGCGCATGAGGACTACATCCGGCGGCGGGACGAGATCGAGGAGCTGACGGGGTTTCCGAGTGCGGGGGGTATGCCGGACCGGGTGAAGTGCCTGCATGTCCTGGTGGCCCACTCGCTGGCCGCCGGGCCCGGTGTGAACCCGCTCGGCGACGAGGCGATCGCGATGCTGCCGGAGTGGTGGGCCAAGGGGACGTGCGTCGTGCCGTGTGCCGACGCCGCGGACAAGTAG